The following coding sequences are from one Anolis sagrei isolate rAnoSag1 chromosome 6, rAnoSag1.mat, whole genome shotgun sequence window:
- the LOC137097413 gene encoding zinc finger protein 420-like: MEEKAYKCMKCGKSFARNENLRLHQRTHTGEKPYKCLECGKSFTRSSGLLLHQRTHTGEKPYNCLECGKSFAHSGALRSHQRIHTGEKPFKCLECGQSFTEGGNLRRHQRTHTGEKPYTCLECGQSFVHSASLILHERIHTGEKPYKCWECGQSFTHSTDLKRHQRTHTGEKPYKCLECGQSFIRSSRLRQHQRAHTGEKPYNCLECGKSFAESGELRVHQRTHTGEKPYKCLECGQSFTQSSNLHSHQRTHTGEKPYKCLECGQSFTHSTDLKRHQRTHTGEKPYKCLECGQSFIRSSRLRQHQRAHTGEKPYNCLECGKSFAESGELRVHQRTHTGEKPYKCLECGQSFTQNSNLHSHQRTHTGEKPYKCLECGQSFTQSGSLCVHQRIHTGEKPYKCLECEQSFTRKGHLHSHQRTHTGDKPYKCWECGQSFIESSGLRSHQRTHTGEKPYKCLECGQSFTQSRSLHKHQRTHTGE, translated from the coding sequence ATGGAGGAGAAAGCATATAAATGTAtgaaatgtggaaagagctttgctcgGAATGAAAATCTACGtctacatcaaaggactcacactggggagaaaccctataaatgtctagagtgtggaaagagcttcactcgtaGTTCAGGTCTACTattgcatcaaaggactcacactggggagaaaccctataactgcctggagtgtgggaagagctttgctCACAGTGGAGCCcttcgttcacatcaaaggattcacactggagaaaaaccctttaaatgcctggagtgtggacagagcttcactgagggAGGaaatctacgtagacatcaaagaactcacactggggagaaaccctatacatgcctggaatgtggacagagctttgttCATAGTGCAAGTCTAATTTTacatgaaaggattcacactggggagaaaccctataaatgctgggagtgtggacagagcttcactcatagtacAGACCTAAAAAGACATCAAAGGacgcacactggggagaaaccctataaatgcctggagtgtgggcaaaGCTTCATTCGTAGTTCACGTCTACGACAACATCAAAGggctcatactggggagaaaccctataactgcctggagtgtgggaagagctttgctGAAAGTGGAGAGCTACgtgtccatcaaaggactcacactggggagaaaccctataaatgcctagagtgtggacagagtttcactcagagttcaaatctacattcacatcaaaggactcacactggggagaaaccctataaatgcctagagtgtggacagagcttcactcatagtacAGACCTAAAAAGACATCAAAGGacgcacactggggagaaaccctataaatgcctggagtgtgggcaaaGCTTCATTCGTAGTTCACGTCTACGACAACATCAAAGggctcatactggggagaaaccctataactgcctggagtgtgggaagagctttgctGAAAGTGGAGAGCTACgtgtccatcaaaggactcacactggggagaaaccctataaatgcctagagtgtggacagagtttcactcagaattcaaatctacattcacatcaaaggactcacactggggagaaaccctataaatgcctagagtgtggacagagcttcactcagagtggaagtctatgtgtccatcaaaggattcacactggggagaaaccgtataaatgcctagagtgtgaacagagcttcactcggaagggacatctacattcacatcaaaggactcacactggagataaaccctataaatgctgggagtgtggacagagcttcattgAGAGTTCAGGTCTAcgatcacatcaaaggactcacactggggagaagccctataaatgcctggagtgtggacagagcttcactcagagtagaagtctacataaacatcaaaggactcacactggggagtaA